The region GCAGTTCAATGCTATATTCCATCACAGGTTTATCATAAAGCGGCAGCATAGGCTTTGGAATAGTATAGGTCAGGGGCTGCAGTCTTGTTCCTTTACCGCCAGCAAGTATAATGGCTTTCACTTTTTTGCCTCCCTCCTTTTTTTATCCTGGCAAATGTGATGTTGAAACAGCTTACTTGTATCAATAGCGATTTTTTCCCAGCTAAACATAGTTGTTGCTTTTCTATACCCATTTTCGCTGATTTCCGCAGCCTTTTTTTCATTTTTCAACAAAAATTCAATACAGTTGATTAATTCGAGCGTATCTCCTCGAGCAAACGTCAGGCCCGTGTCGAAATGTGAAACAATATCGCTTAGACCTCCTGTATCGGCAACGATAGTTGGCTTCTTAGCTACCATCCCCTCTAAAGCCACAATCCCAAAAGGTTCATATAGACTTGGAAAAACAACCATTTTACAAGTTTGAAGAAGCTGATTTCGTTCGTTGTCGGTAATGTATCCAATAAAATACACGTATTTGTCTAATTGCTTTTCACTTACCTGTTTTCGAAACTCATGAAGTAAAGGGCCTTTTCCTGCCACAACAAATTGAACATCTACTTGTTTTTTCTTAAATATTTCCGCTGCTTCAATAAATAGCTGAAATCCTTTTTCATATACAATTCGTCCAATCGAAAAAATAATAGGGGCCTTTCTAAAATTATATTTCTTTTGTAAACTTTCTTTTAACCGCTCATTGACTGCGTCAACTACTAGCTGCTTGTCAATTCCATTTGGAAATATAGCGATTTTATCTTGCTCTACATGAAATAAAGTGATTAATTCTTTCTTCATATAGTCACTGCAGACAATAATTGAGCTTGATTGTCGAATCAGCTCCTCTTCTTGCGAGTGAATTTTCTGCTGCATGTCATTATGAATACCATTATTGCGCCCATGTTCTGTCGCATGAATGGTTGTAATTAGCGGTCTATCCGTTTTATCCGCTAAACATTTTGCTGCGGATGCAACAAGCCAGTCATGAGCATGAATAACGTCAAAAGATAACTTGTAACCTAACTGCAGTCCTCTAAGAGCCATAGCCACGTTCAAACTGTTTACCCATGTCAAAAAATCCGGATGATGAGGCTGCAGGCTTTTAACTCGGTAAACGTGAACACCATATAAACGCTCATACTCCGGCAGCCCCTCTACATACGTTGTTAATACACTAACGTGATGGCCCGCCTTTGCTAACGCTCTGGATAAATCAAATACATGTCGTGCAAGTCCTCCGATAACTAGAGGAGGGAATTCCCATGCAAGCATTAAAATAGAGAGACCGCCTTTATATTGATTTACTGATAAAGCCGCCGGCTCTATCTCTTTTATAGGGTATAAAAAAGAACTTCCTGAAAGAAAACTATTTTCACTATCCATCATTGGATTCTCTTCGTGACAAAGAAAATCAAACAGCTTTACTTGCCTTTCGTATTCATCTCTGACCTTTTCAAAATTATAAAGCCAATCGCTGCTACTTAAAAGGAGCCACTGTCGGTAGATGGCATTCACCACGCTAGGATTTTTAGAATCGATAACATCTAGCATTGCCTCTGACTTCTGTACGGTTGAAATAAACAATTGATTGTTCTCACTGACAAATTCGGCGCTTTTTGTTGCACCGTAGAGCGCAAGAGTTTCGTTTTGGTGAAACTGTATATCCCTCGCGTAATCTAAAGGATATTGAAATGTACCGCTTGCTGCTTGCATTCGCTGAAAGCCAAGCGTGTCCTTAGCTTTCAAATCCAAAACAGCGCTCGCTTTATTCATTGTTCCTT is a window of Priestia aryabhattai DNA encoding:
- a CDS encoding glycosyltransferase, which translates into the protein MNSDDCILLTYMHYPLLHVIQVENEYPLFEQVTNEFIPFLDQIESKKLIGTTTVMSSVFLNVLNDEEFNTRYAQYLHQFSSRQHQRALSFLTKWDGSLFSACKYFFQHNMMECIPTTVTNAFVSILKTEQTLNLQITEAIRVFQQFFEKKPVGFFIQQGEYTHQIDMLLKSHEIRYTFVKSSTDELKKSPAGIILFPYPKQGKQVEEGTMNKASAVLDLKAKDTLGFQRMQAASGTFQYPLDYARDIQFHQNETLALYGATKSAEFVSENNQLFISTVQKSEAMLDVIDSKNPSVVNAIYRQWLLLSSSDWLYNFEKVRDEYERQVKLFDFLCHEENPMMDSENSFLSGSSFLYPIKEIEPAALSVNQYKGGLSILMLAWEFPPLVIGGLARHVFDLSRALAKAGHHVSVLTTYVEGLPEYERLYGVHVYRVKSLQPHHPDFLTWVNSLNVAMALRGLQLGYKLSFDVIHAHDWLVASAAKCLADKTDRPLITTIHATEHGRNNGIHNDMQQKIHSQEEELIRQSSSIIVCSDYMKKELITLFHVEQDKIAIFPNGIDKQLVVDAVNERLKESLQKKYNFRKAPIIFSIGRIVYEKGFQLFIEAAEIFKKKQVDVQFVVAGKGPLLHEFRKQVSEKQLDKYVYFIGYITDNERNQLLQTCKMVVFPSLYEPFGIVALEGMVAKKPTIVADTGGLSDIVSHFDTGLTFARGDTLELINCIEFLLKNEKKAAEISENGYRKATTMFSWEKIAIDTSKLFQHHICQDKKRREAKK